In the genome of Aureimonas sp. OT7, one region contains:
- the xdhB gene encoding xanthine dehydrogenase molybdopterin binding subunit, which produces MDETRIQDRGEAGTVPPEALHEKPPEPRAHLKGGVGQAIPHDSGPLHVSGAARYTDDDPELPGTLQVHIAMSGRAHARIAAMDLSAVRSHAGVAVVLAAADVPGRNDYSPVFGDDPIFAEGYVFYVGQPLFAVAARDLATARAAAALAIVDYENLPAANTIDEAIALADAEGEDLLPPHEMLLGDVAAAMAAAPRRVEGQVETGGQDHFYLEGQVAYALPQENGDIVVRSSTQHPSEVQHNVAKALGLADHAVTVDVRRMGGGFGGKESQPALMASVAALVAARTGRPAKCRLDRDDDMEMTGKRHEMRTVYAVGFDEAGRVLAADFAHAVRCGYSRDLSAAIADRAMFHADNAYWLPAARIHSRRLKTHTVSNTAFRGFGGPQGMVAIERAMDRIAFELGVDPLDVRRRNFYPAGGDAVTPYHMPVTDSIIGEIVDELEKTSDYRARRAAVRAFNADSPVLKKGIALTPVKFGISFTTSHLNQAGALVHVYKDGSVQLNHGGTEMGQGLFTKVAQVVAEEFQIDVERIRITGTSTGKVPNTSATAASSGTDLNGMAAQAAARTIRDRLVAYAVSRYAVSAGQVAFLPGRVRIGDKELRFEDLVGEAYLARVSLSATGFYATPGIHYDRESASGVPFYYFVYGAAVSEVAIDTLTGENRLLRADIIHDVGTSLNPAIDLGQVEGGFIQGMGWLTTEELWWDAKGRLRTHAPSTYKIPTANDRPDDLRIRLWDKGRNPAATIYRSKAVGEPPFMLALSVFSALSDAVLAAGDYRTFPALDAPATPERVLAAVNAVRAR; this is translated from the coding sequence ATGGACGAGACCCGCATCCAGGACAGGGGCGAGGCCGGCACCGTGCCGCCGGAGGCCTTGCACGAGAAACCGCCCGAGCCGCGCGCGCATCTCAAGGGCGGCGTCGGACAGGCGATCCCGCACGATAGCGGGCCCCTGCATGTCAGCGGGGCGGCGCGCTACACCGACGACGACCCGGAACTGCCCGGCACGCTGCAGGTGCACATCGCCATGTCGGGGCGCGCCCATGCGCGCATCGCCGCGATGGACCTGTCGGCGGTGCGCTCGCATGCCGGCGTGGCCGTCGTGCTGGCGGCGGCGGATGTGCCCGGCAGGAACGACTATTCCCCCGTCTTCGGCGACGATCCGATCTTTGCGGAAGGGTATGTCTTCTATGTCGGCCAGCCGCTGTTCGCGGTGGCGGCGAGGGATCTGGCCACCGCACGCGCGGCGGCCGCGCTGGCAATCGTGGACTACGAGAATCTGCCGGCGGCCAACACCATCGACGAGGCCATCGCGCTCGCCGATGCCGAGGGAGAAGACCTTCTGCCCCCGCATGAGATGCTGCTCGGCGACGTGGCCGCCGCCATGGCTGCCGCGCCGCGCCGGGTGGAAGGGCAGGTCGAGACCGGCGGTCAGGATCATTTCTACCTGGAGGGGCAGGTGGCCTATGCCCTGCCCCAGGAAAACGGCGACATCGTCGTGCGGTCGTCGACGCAGCACCCTTCGGAAGTGCAGCACAATGTGGCCAAGGCGCTGGGCCTGGCGGACCATGCCGTGACGGTGGACGTGCGCCGCATGGGTGGAGGCTTCGGGGGCAAGGAAAGCCAGCCGGCGCTGATGGCCAGCGTTGCGGCGCTTGTGGCGGCGCGCACGGGCCGGCCCGCCAAATGCCGTCTCGACCGCGACGACGACATGGAGATGACCGGCAAGCGACACGAGATGCGCACGGTCTACGCCGTGGGCTTCGACGAGGCCGGCCGGGTGCTGGCCGCCGACTTCGCCCATGCCGTGCGATGCGGCTATTCCCGCGATCTTTCCGCGGCCATCGCCGACCGCGCGATGTTTCATGCGGACAACGCCTATTGGCTGCCGGCCGCGCGCATCCACTCGCGCAGGTTGAAGACGCATACCGTCTCCAATACCGCCTTCCGCGGATTTGGCGGGCCGCAGGGCATGGTGGCCATCGAACGCGCCATGGATCGCATCGCCTTCGAGCTGGGCGTCGATCCACTCGATGTGCGGCGGCGCAATTTCTACCCGGCGGGTGGCGATGCGGTGACGCCCTACCACATGCCCGTCACGGACAGCATCATCGGCGAGATCGTCGACGAGCTGGAGAAAACATCGGATTATCGCGCGCGGCGCGCCGCCGTCCGCGCGTTCAACGCCGACAGCCCCGTGTTGAAGAAGGGCATTGCGCTGACGCCGGTCAAATTCGGCATCTCGTTCACGACCTCGCATCTGAACCAGGCCGGCGCGCTGGTGCATGTCTACAAGGATGGATCGGTGCAGCTGAACCATGGCGGCACCGAGATGGGGCAGGGCCTGTTCACCAAGGTCGCGCAGGTGGTCGCCGAGGAATTCCAGATCGACGTGGAGCGCATCCGCATCACCGGCACCAGCACGGGCAAGGTGCCGAACACATCGGCTACGGCGGCCTCCTCGGGCACGGACCTGAACGGCATGGCGGCGCAGGCCGCGGCCCGCACCATCCGCGACCGGCTGGTCGCCTATGCGGTGTCGCGCTACGCGGTTTCCGCCGGGCAGGTGGCGTTCCTGCCGGGTCGCGTGCGCATCGGCGACAAGGAATTGCGCTTCGAGGATCTGGTCGGGGAGGCCTATCTTGCGCGGGTTTCCCTGTCTGCCACCGGGTTCTACGCCACGCCCGGCATCCACTACGACCGGGAGAGCGCCAGCGGCGTGCCCTTCTATTACTTCGTCTATGGGGCGGCCGTTTCCGAGGTCGCCATCGATACGCTGACGGGCGAGAACCGGTTGCTGCGCGCCGATATCATCCACGATGTCGGCACGTCGCTCAATCCTGCCATCGACCTCGGGCAGGTGGAGGGCGGTTTCATCCAGGGTATGGGATGGCTGACGACCGAGGAGTTGTGGTGGGATGCGAAGGGCCGCCTGCGCACGCATGCGCCCTCGACCTACAAGATCCCCACCGCCAACGACCGCCCCGACGACCTGCGCATCCGACTGTGGGACAAGGGGCGCAATCCGGCCGCCACCATCTACCGCTCCAAGGCCGTCGGCGAGCCGCCCTTCATGCTGGCCCTATCGGTCTTTTCGGCCCTGTCCGATGCCGTGCTGGCCGCCGGTGACTACCGGACGTTTCCGGCGCTCGACGCGCCGGCGACGCCGGAACGCGTCCTGGCCGCCGTCAACGCGGTGCGCGCCCGATGA
- the xdhC gene encoding xanthine dehydrogenase accessory protein XdhC — protein sequence MKLSVALADRLAAGEPAVLVRILAAHGSTPREAGAAMMVTPDGSKGTIGGGALEMEAIRKARSMIASGTADGFMDVPLGPAIGQCCGGRVELSLERLDAGVLDGVRRAEAAASGSAIPVLVFGAGHTGRAIALALQPLPFHVTVVDTRPQLLAELPSDIDSRAMPLPEQAVAAAPAQAAFLVVTHDHALDFHIAASALARADAAYVGMIGSATKRVRFNRHLEEAGLGGQAMRLHLPIGGRQVRDKRPEVIAAMVASELLVHFMGTDVENPMHRLCTCP from the coding sequence ATGAAGCTGTCGGTCGCCCTGGCGGATCGGCTCGCGGCGGGGGAGCCTGCCGTATTGGTTCGTATCCTGGCCGCGCACGGCTCCACCCCGCGCGAGGCGGGTGCGGCGATGATGGTGACGCCGGACGGCTCCAAGGGCACGATCGGCGGCGGCGCGCTGGAAATGGAGGCCATCCGCAAGGCCCGGTCGATGATCGCCTCCGGCACGGCGGATGGCTTCATGGACGTGCCGCTCGGCCCCGCCATCGGGCAGTGCTGCGGTGGACGGGTCGAGCTTTCGCTCGAACGCCTGGATGCGGGGGTGCTGGACGGCGTCCGCCGGGCGGAGGCGGCGGCAAGCGGCAGCGCCATACCGGTTCTTGTCTTCGGTGCCGGCCATACCGGCCGCGCCATCGCCCTCGCGCTGCAGCCGCTGCCCTTCCACGTCACCGTGGTCGACACCCGGCCGCAGCTTCTGGCCGAACTGCCCTCCGACATCGATTCGCGCGCGATGCCGCTGCCGGAGCAGGCAGTGGCCGCGGCGCCCGCGCAGGCCGCCTTCCTTGTGGTCACGCATGACCATGCCCTGGATTTCCATATTGCCGCGTCGGCGCTGGCGCGCGCGGATGCCGCCTATGTCGGCATGATCGGCTCCGCCACCAAGCGGGTCCGGTTCAACCGGCATCTGGAGGAAGCGGGGCTGGGCGGTCAGGCGATGCGCCTGCATCTTCCGATCGGCGGTCGCCAGGTGCGCGACAAGCGCCCCGAAGTCATTGCCGCCATGGTTGCATCCGAGCTTCTCGTTCACTTCATGGGTACAGACGTGGAAAACCCGATGCACAGGCTTTGCACATGCCCATAG
- a CDS encoding ABC transporter ATP-binding protein: MSIDNGSTMPPRLELSHVTKRYPGVVANSDVSFAVEPGRIHALLGENGAGKSTLVKIIYGVQKADEGSVSIDGTMVDIASPREARAHGIGMVFQHFCLFEAMTVLENIALGMDEPPPRRELEGRIAEVMLAYGLELDPHRDVHTLSVGERQRIEIVRALLGRPRILIMDEPTSVLTPQEVEVLFSTLRKLRQEGCSILYISHKLDEIRTLCDSATILRGGKVVATCDPARETARSMAEMMIGATLSDVSRHGGTTDGPVKLLVERLGLPGEPPFGTTLADISFAVRAGEVLGIAGVAGNGQNELVAALAGESRDGLTGRVTLNGVDITARGVSGRRAAGLATVPEERNGHAAVPAMSLAENAILSARQRRGLASGGLLKLGKASAYAAEIIRAFSVRATGPQAAAASLSGGNLQKYIMGREIMQEPAVLVVAQPTWGVDAGAAGFIRQSMLDLAARGSAVVVVSQDLDELLDICDRIAVINGGRLSEPHPVGAITLDEIGLLMGGVHGDGAGETHAVEGSGTEAGPHA, translated from the coding sequence ATGTCGATCGATAACGGGAGTACCATGCCGCCACGGCTCGAGCTCAGCCATGTGACGAAGCGCTATCCAGGTGTGGTGGCCAACAGCGACGTCTCCTTCGCCGTCGAGCCGGGGCGCATCCATGCGCTGCTGGGCGAAAACGGCGCCGGCAAGTCGACCCTGGTGAAGATCATCTACGGCGTCCAGAAGGCCGACGAAGGCAGCGTATCCATCGACGGCACGATGGTGGACATCGCCTCCCCACGGGAAGCGCGGGCCCATGGCATCGGCATGGTGTTCCAGCACTTCTGCCTGTTCGAGGCGATGACCGTGCTGGAAAACATCGCCCTCGGCATGGACGAGCCGCCGCCCCGCCGCGAACTGGAGGGACGGATCGCCGAAGTGATGCTGGCCTATGGGCTGGAACTCGATCCGCATCGCGACGTCCACACCTTGTCCGTCGGCGAGCGCCAGCGCATCGAGATCGTCCGGGCGCTGCTGGGGCGGCCGCGCATCCTCATCATGGACGAGCCGACCTCCGTGCTGACGCCGCAGGAGGTGGAGGTGCTGTTCTCCACGCTGCGCAAGCTGCGCCAGGAGGGTTGCTCCATCCTCTACATCTCACACAAGCTCGACGAGATCCGCACCCTGTGCGACAGCGCCACCATCCTGCGCGGCGGCAAGGTGGTCGCCACCTGCGACCCTGCCCGGGAAACGGCGCGCTCCATGGCCGAGATGATGATCGGCGCGACGCTCTCCGACGTCTCCCGGCACGGCGGCACGACCGATGGGCCGGTGAAACTGCTGGTCGAGCGCCTGGGCCTGCCGGGCGAGCCGCCATTCGGCACCACGCTTGCCGATATCTCCTTTGCCGTGCGGGCCGGCGAGGTGCTGGGCATTGCAGGCGTTGCGGGCAATGGCCAGAACGAGCTGGTCGCCGCCCTCGCGGGTGAATCGCGCGACGGGCTGACGGGGCGTGTCACCCTGAACGGCGTCGATATCACGGCGCGGGGCGTGTCGGGCCGGCGCGCCGCGGGCCTTGCCACGGTGCCGGAAGAGCGCAACGGCCATGCAGCGGTGCCGGCCATGAGCCTTGCCGAAAACGCCATCCTGTCCGCGCGCCAGCGCCGGGGACTGGCATCCGGCGGGCTCTTGAAGCTCGGCAAGGCGTCCGCCTATGCCGCCGAGATCATCCGCGCCTTCTCCGTGCGGGCGACGGGGCCACAGGCCGCCGCGGCCAGCCTTTCGGGCGGAAACCTGCAGAAATACATCATGGGACGCGAAATCATGCAGGAGCCGGCCGTGCTGGTGGTCGCCCAGCCGACATGGGGTGTCGATGCCGGGGCGGCAGGCTTCATCCGGCAATCCATGCTGGACCTCGCGGCGCGCGGGTCCGCCGTCGTCGTCGTCAGCCAGGACCTGGACGAGCTTCTGGACATCTGCGACCGGATCGCGGTCATCAACGGCGGCCGCCTGTCGGAGCCGCATCCAGTGGGTGCCATCACGCTGGACGAGATCGGCCTTCTCATGGGCGGCGTCCATGGCGACGGCGCAGGCGAGACACACGCCGTGGAAGGCTCCGGGACGGAGGCGGGCCCCCATGCGTAA
- a CDS encoding ABC transporter permease produces the protein MRNAGPFLRFQPRLQPSRTMLYLSPALAVVATLLVGALLFTLLGYDGVGAVREIFVTPLFNPYRWQDLLVKAAPLALIALGLSIGFRANVWNIGAEGQYVVGGLAGTGIALLTLDMDGPWILPAMVVAGIAGGALYAAIPAFLRVRLGVSEILSSLMLNYTAIQLLYYLMRGPWKDPMGFNFPQTAMFSSVQTLPIVVPGTLIHLGIPLALVAALTVWFVMARTIAGFEVRVAGLAPNAARYGGFREGRIVWLCLLAGGSFAGLAGIFEASGPFGQMVPSFPTGYGFTAIIVAFLGRLHPLGIIVSALVLALTYVGGESAQTGIGLPAAAIGVFQAMLLFFLLASDIFVRYRLAFGREGAKA, from the coding sequence ATGCGTAACGCCGGCCCTTTCCTGCGCTTCCAGCCCCGGCTGCAGCCCTCGCGCACCATGCTCTATCTGTCCCCGGCGCTGGCCGTGGTGGCGACGTTGCTTGTCGGTGCGCTGCTGTTCACCCTGCTCGGCTATGACGGGGTGGGGGCCGTACGCGAAATCTTCGTGACGCCGCTGTTCAACCCCTATCGCTGGCAGGATCTCCTGGTGAAGGCGGCACCGCTGGCGCTTATCGCCCTGGGGTTGTCCATCGGCTTCCGCGCCAATGTCTGGAATATCGGGGCCGAAGGGCAGTATGTCGTCGGCGGGCTCGCCGGCACCGGCATCGCCCTCCTGACGCTCGACATGGACGGACCCTGGATTTTGCCGGCCATGGTCGTGGCAGGCATTGCCGGGGGCGCGCTCTATGCCGCCATCCCGGCCTTTCTGCGAGTGCGGCTCGGCGTCAGCGAAATCCTGTCCAGCCTCATGCTCAACTATACCGCCATCCAGCTACTGTACTATCTGATGCGCGGCCCCTGGAAGGATCCGATGGGGTTCAACTTCCCGCAGACGGCCATGTTCTCTTCCGTCCAGACGCTGCCGATCGTGGTTCCTGGCACGCTGATCCATCTCGGCATTCCGCTGGCGCTGGTCGCCGCGCTGACGGTCTGGTTCGTCATGGCGCGCACCATCGCAGGCTTCGAGGTGCGTGTGGCCGGCCTGGCGCCCAATGCCGCGCGCTATGGCGGCTTCCGCGAAGGGCGCATCGTCTGGTTGTGCCTTCTGGCCGGCGGCAGTTTCGCGGGGTTGGCCGGCATATTCGAGGCGTCAGGACCGTTCGGGCAGATGGTGCCCTCGTTTCCCACCGGCTACGGCTTCACCGCGATCATCGTCGCCTTCCTCGGCCGGCTTCACCCGCTTGGCATCATCGTCTCCGCGCTGGTGCTGGCTCTGACCTATGTGGGGGGTGAAAGCGCCCAGACGGGTATCGGCCTTCCGGCCGCTGCCATCGGCGTGTTCCAGGCGATGCTGCTGTTCTTCCTGCTGGCGTCGGATATCTTCGTGCGCTACCGGCTGGCCTTCGGCCGCGAGGGGGCAAAGGCATGA
- a CDS encoding ABC transporter permease translates to MTPEFAVAIFVAVVAAATPILIAALGELVVERSGVLNLGVEGMMLIGAVTAFIVSVSTGVPALGALAAMAAAAASSLIFGYLTLTLAANQVATGLALTIFGTGVSALVGANYVGMTTPAFGSIFPVAMAQDPIWRVVFGYSPLVYASLLLTLAVWWFLKYSRAGLILRAVGESDTSAHSIGYPVLKVRYLAVLFGGAMAGLGGSFFSLVLTPMWAERLTSGRGWIAIALVVFASWRPGRLLLGAYLFGAVITLELQAKAAGWSGLAPEFLTSLPYIATIVVLALISARKASARNTAPACLGKPFRPTA, encoded by the coding sequence ATGACGCCCGAATTCGCCGTCGCCATCTTCGTCGCCGTCGTCGCCGCCGCGACCCCGATCCTGATCGCCGCGCTCGGCGAGCTGGTGGTCGAGCGGTCCGGCGTGCTGAACCTCGGCGTCGAGGGCATGATGCTCATCGGCGCCGTGACCGCCTTCATCGTGTCCGTCAGCACCGGGGTTCCGGCGCTCGGCGCGCTGGCCGCGATGGCCGCCGCTGCCGCATCCTCGCTGATCTTCGGCTATCTCACGCTGACGCTGGCTGCAAACCAGGTCGCCACGGGCCTCGCCCTGACCATTTTCGGCACCGGGGTCTCGGCGCTCGTGGGGGCCAACTATGTCGGCATGACGACGCCGGCCTTCGGCAGCATCTTCCCGGTTGCCATGGCGCAGGACCCGATCTGGCGGGTCGTCTTCGGCTATTCGCCGCTGGTCTATGCCTCGCTGCTGCTGACCCTGGCCGTCTGGTGGTTCCTCAAATACAGCCGCGCGGGGCTGATCCTGCGGGCCGTCGGCGAGTCCGATACCTCGGCCCATTCCATCGGCTATCCCGTCCTGAAGGTGCGCTATCTCGCGGTGCTTTTCGGCGGGGCGATGGCCGGTCTTGGCGGCTCCTTCTTCTCGCTGGTGCTGACGCCCATGTGGGCCGAGCGGCTGACCTCAGGGCGCGGCTGGATCGCCATCGCCCTGGTCGTCTTCGCGTCATGGCGGCCCGGCCGGCTGCTGCTGGGCGCATACCTGTTCGGCGCGGTCATCACGCTGGAGCTGCAGGCCAAGGCCGCCGGATGGTCGGGGCTTGCGCCGGAGTTCCTGACCAGCCTTCCCTACATCGCGACGATCGTCGTGCTGGCTTTGATCTCGGCGCGCAAGGCAAGCGCCAGGAATACCGCGCCGGCTTGCCTGGGCAAGCCGTTCCGCCCCACTGCCTGA
- a CDS encoding BMP family ABC transporter substrate-binding protein produces the protein MFATTRRKLMLGAAALLSFAVAGTASAQPHDGPVKAAFVYVGPVGDFGYSFAHDQGRKFLEERLGDKVETTYVENVAEGPDAERVIRQLAQDGNDIIFATSFGFMNPTLKVAKQFPDVKFEHATGYQTAENMAAYNAKFYEGRAVLGTIAGMMSKSGKAGYVASFPIPEVVMGINAFTQAARKVNPDFETQVVWVNSWYDPAKESQAASALLDQGADVITQHTDSPGPLQEAEKRGAIAFGQAWDMQSFAPNAHMTAIVDQWGPYYVQRVQAVLDGTWETQNVWLGMKEGEVVMSPFNDKMPDDVKAAAQKIVDGTIDGSYHVFAGPINDQSGAEKVPAGQTVSDEDLLKMDWYVEGVRN, from the coding sequence ATGTTCGCCACCACCCGCCGCAAGCTCATGCTGGGCGCCGCCGCGCTCCTGTCCTTCGCCGTGGCCGGCACGGCCTCGGCCCAGCCGCACGACGGCCCCGTCAAGGCTGCCTTCGTCTATGTCGGCCCGGTGGGCGATTTCGGCTATTCCTTCGCGCACGACCAGGGACGAAAGTTCCTGGAGGAGAGGCTCGGCGACAAGGTCGAGACGACCTATGTCGAAAACGTCGCGGAAGGGCCCGACGCCGAGCGCGTCATCCGCCAGCTTGCGCAGGATGGCAACGACATCATCTTCGCCACCTCGTTCGGCTTCATGAACCCGACGCTGAAGGTGGCCAAGCAGTTTCCGGACGTGAAGTTCGAACATGCGACCGGCTACCAGACCGCCGAGAACATGGCCGCCTACAATGCCAAGTTCTACGAGGGCCGCGCCGTATTGGGCACCATCGCCGGCATGATGTCGAAATCCGGCAAGGCGGGCTATGTCGCCTCGTTCCCGATCCCCGAAGTGGTCATGGGCATCAACGCCTTCACGCAGGCAGCCCGCAAGGTGAACCCGGATTTCGAGACGCAGGTCGTGTGGGTGAACTCCTGGTACGACCCGGCCAAGGAGTCGCAGGCCGCCAGCGCGCTGCTGGACCAGGGCGCCGACGTCATCACCCAGCATACCGATTCCCCCGGGCCCCTGCAGGAAGCCGAGAAGCGCGGCGCCATCGCCTTCGGTCAGGCGTGGGACATGCAGAGCTTTGCGCCGAATGCCCACATGACGGCCATCGTGGACCAGTGGGGGCCCTATTACGTGCAGCGCGTGCAGGCGGTGCTGGACGGCACCTGGGAGACGCAGAACGTGTGGCTGGGCATGAAGGAGGGCGAGGTCGTGATGTCGCCCTTCAACGACAAGATGCCCGACGACGTGAAGGCCGCCGCCCAGAAGATCGTGGATGGCACGATCGACGGCAGCTACCATGTCTTCGCCGGCCCCATCAACGACCAGAGCGGTGCCGAAAAGGTGCCGGCGGGCCAGACCGTTTCGGACGAGGATCTCCTCAAGATGGACTGGTACGTCGAGGGCGTGCGTAACTGA
- the guaD gene encoding guanine deaminase, producing MNHEIAAEGITALRARIFTFGADAGQPIHHADGLVVMRGGLIERVGDYADIAPLLPPGTRITDHRPNIVMAGFIDPHLHMPQTQVIASYGTELLDWLSKYTFPEESRYHDRAVCDAASRFLLDTLLRNGTTTAAAYCTSHPQSVESLFEEAARRNMRITAGKVMMDRNAPETLTDTPERAYEESRALIQRFDGVGRLSYAITPRFAPTSTEAQLEVAGALAAENPGMAIQTHLSENHAEIAFVAELFPWARDYLDVYERFGLVRRGALFGHCIHLTERERTSMAERQGSAIFCPTSNLFLGSGLFDRQGLQAAGVITGIATDIGGGTSYSMLVTAAEGYKVLALRGERMTAVEAFYWMSAGNAEAMNLGDRIGRIAEGMEADLVVLDPYATPEMRHRMQRADSLHDELFALLMMGDDRAIAATYVGGHPAYLRSGKGLPARQDGETHSGDPREGAAQAQQ from the coding sequence ATGAACCACGAGATCGCGGCCGAAGGCATAACCGCGCTCCGCGCCCGGATATTCACCTTCGGTGCCGACGCGGGGCAGCCGATCCACCATGCCGATGGCCTCGTCGTCATGCGTGGCGGGCTGATCGAGCGGGTGGGCGACTATGCCGATATTGCGCCGCTGCTGCCCCCCGGCACCCGGATAACGGACCACCGGCCCAATATCGTGATGGCCGGTTTCATCGATCCGCATCTGCATATGCCGCAGACGCAGGTGATCGCCTCTTACGGAACCGAACTTCTGGACTGGCTGTCGAAATACACCTTCCCGGAAGAGAGCCGTTATCACGACCGCGCCGTCTGCGACGCGGCCTCGCGCTTTCTTCTGGATACGCTGCTGCGCAATGGCACGACGACGGCCGCCGCCTATTGCACCTCGCATCCGCAATCGGTCGAAAGCCTGTTCGAGGAGGCTGCCCGGCGTAACATGCGCATCACCGCCGGCAAGGTGATGATGGACCGCAACGCCCCGGAAACGCTGACGGACACGCCCGAGCGCGCCTATGAGGAGTCGCGGGCGCTCATCCAGCGTTTCGACGGTGTCGGCCGCCTGTCCTATGCCATCACCCCCCGCTTCGCGCCGACCTCGACGGAGGCTCAATTGGAAGTTGCTGGCGCGCTGGCGGCCGAAAACCCCGGCATGGCCATCCAGACGCATCTGTCGGAAAACCATGCGGAGATCGCCTTCGTCGCGGAGCTGTTCCCGTGGGCGCGGGACTATCTGGACGTCTATGAGCGTTTCGGGTTGGTGCGGCGCGGCGCCCTGTTCGGCCATTGCATCCATCTGACGGAGCGTGAGCGCACATCCATGGCCGAGCGGCAGGGCAGTGCGATCTTCTGCCCGACTTCTAATCTCTTTCTGGGGTCCGGCCTGTTCGACAGGCAGGGCCTGCAGGCCGCGGGCGTCATCACCGGCATTGCAACGGATATCGGCGGCGGCACCTCCTACTCGATGCTGGTAACGGCGGCCGAGGGCTACAAGGTGCTGGCGCTGCGGGGCGAGCGGATGACGGCCGTCGAGGCCTTCTACTGGATGTCCGCGGGCAATGCCGAGGCGATGAACCTTGGCGACAGGATCGGCCGGATTGCGGAAGGGATGGAGGCCGACCTCGTCGTCCTGGACCCGTATGCCACGCCGGAGATGCGACACAGGATGCAGCGCGCCGACAGCCTCCACGACGAGCTGTTCGCGCTCCTGATGATGGGCGACGACCGGGCCATAGCGGCAACTTATGTCGGCGGTCACCCGGCCTATCTGCGCAGCGGGAAGGGGTTGCCGGCAAGGCAGGACGGCGAAACCCATTCGGGCGATCCCCGGGAGGGTGCGGCGCAGGCTCAGCAATAG
- a CDS encoding fumarylacetoacetate hydrolase family protein: MKLVTYQSVRGPVVGVVVDGQVHSVVDLVPGSPDTMIGVIGGGAVLLSDIRAALAAATTPGLPLSQTELLEPVPGHGKFLCMGLNYLEHIREGGRDRPVPEFPTLFLRTRTSLLPPGGAIVAPQASERLDYEAELVVVIGKRVRNVDEATALEAVFGYTAFNDGSLRDFQKHTTQWTAGKNFDATGPYGPAIVTADELPSGGAGLWIRSRLNGAIMQDGNTDDMIFSVARIIAYASQAMTLEPGDLIATGTPSGVGQARTPPVFMKPGDVVEIEIEGIPALRNPVVAAA, encoded by the coding sequence TTGAAGCTCGTCACTTATCAATCCGTACGCGGGCCGGTTGTCGGCGTCGTGGTGGACGGCCAGGTCCATTCCGTAGTGGACCTCGTTCCGGGCTCTCCCGATACGATGATCGGCGTGATCGGCGGCGGCGCCGTGCTGCTGTCGGACATCCGTGCGGCTCTGGCGGCCGCCACCACGCCCGGCCTGCCGCTTTCGCAGACGGAACTGCTCGAACCGGTGCCGGGCCATGGGAAGTTCCTCTGCATGGGGCTCAATTATCTGGAGCACATCCGCGAGGGCGGGCGCGACCGCCCGGTGCCGGAGTTCCCGACGCTGTTCCTGCGCACGCGCACCAGCCTGTTGCCGCCGGGCGGCGCGATCGTCGCGCCACAAGCCTCGGAGCGGCTCGACTACGAGGCGGAGCTCGTCGTGGTGATCGGCAAGCGCGTGCGGAACGTGGATGAGGCGACGGCGCTCGAGGCCGTCTTCGGATACACGGCCTTCAACGATGGTTCGCTGCGCGATTTCCAGAAGCATACGACGCAATGGACGGCCGGCAAGAACTTCGATGCGACGGGCCCTTACGGCCCCGCCATCGTCACGGCGGACGAACTGCCCTCGGGGGGCGCGGGCCTCTGGATTCGTTCGCGCCTCAACGGTGCGATCATGCAGGACGGCAATACCGACGACATGATCTTTTCCGTGGCCCGGATCATCGCCTATGCCTCGCAGGCGATGACGCTGGAGCCGGGAGACCTGATTGCCACCGGCACGCCCTCGGGTGTCGGACAGGCGCGTACACCGCCGGTCTTCATGAAGCCGGGGGATGTCGTCGAGATCGAGATCGAGGGTATCCCCGCGCTCCGAAACCCGGTGGTAGCCGCGGCCTGA